The region CGACGATCGGCGATATGCAGGGCTATCCCAAGGAGGAATACGGCTACAAGCTGCTGCGCGCCTGGGGCGTTGGTCTCAAGGACGTCAATAACGGCGCGATCCTGTTCATCTCACCTAACGCGCCGGCGGGGCAGCGAGGTGTACGGATCGAGGTCGGCTATGGCCTCGAACCCTTCATCACCGACGCTCTGTCCAGCGTGATCATCAATAACGACATGCTGCCGAGACTGCGCGCGGGTGACATTCCCGGTGCCATGACGGCCGGGACGGATGCGTTGATCCAGCAATTGCGCTCGTCGCCCGAAGAAGCCCAGGCGCGCGTCAATGCTGCGGTTGCCGAATTCAACAAGGCCCAGCCGCACGCCGGTAAACGAAGCAGTGGCGTGCCGTTCGGATTGATCTTCTGGGCATTGATCGTTGGGTTCATCGTCCTGTCCTTCTTCCGGCGCAGGAGCGAAACCGGGCAGCGCTATCGCGATGCCGATGGCGGAAGCAGCGGCGGCAGCGGAATATTGCCGGTCGTCTTGTGGTCGATCGCCAACGAAATCGGCAACAGCGCCCTGCGTGGCGGCGGCGGTGGTGGCTGGGGCGGTGGTGATGACGGGGATTCCGGCGGTGGCGGTTGGGGTGGCGGCGGCTTCACCGGCGGCGGCGGCGGATCTGGCGGAGGCGGCGGCGCCTCGGGGAGTTGGTGATGCGCTTGACCGCACAGGATCGCGCCAAGGTGACGGCGGCCGTGACCGCCGCCGAACTGCACACGGCGGGCGAGATCGTCACCGTCGTGGCGCGCCGGTCCGATCGCTACAACGACGTGGCGGCGCATGGCGGGGTGCTGGCGATGTTGTTGGTGCTGGCGGCACTGTCGGTGTGGCCCGGCATCGCCGAGTGGATCCACGCGCTGTTCTACGACCCGTGGGGCGATGCACCGCATTTGGGTGCTCTGTTCGGCATCGCGTTGGTCCTCTCGGCGATCGGCTTCCTCGTCGGGCGTTATGCGCTCGCGTCGCTTCGCATCCGCATCGCGGTGACGCCGGGCGCGACCAAGGCGCGGCGGGTGCGGGCGCGGGCGCTCGACCTGTTCCGCACGAGCGCGGAAAAGCGCACGATCGGCGCGACCGGGGTACTGATCTATCTCAGCCTGGACGAACATCGCGCCGAACTGATCGCCGACGCCGGCATCCACGCCAAGGTCGCGCCCGAGACCTGGGGCGCGGCGATGGCGGCGCTGATCGCGGCGGTGAAGGACGGGCGCCCCGGCGATGGCATGGCGGAGGCCGTGGCGCAGGTCGGCATCGTTCTGGCCGAGCATTTTCCGCGAGCCGACGACGACCGTAACGAACTGCCCGATCGGCTGATCGAATTGTGAGCGAGGCGGCCGAAGAGACCGTCTGGCAAGGCAAGTTCATCGCCGCCAAGCGCCGCGGCCAATGGGAATATGTGTCCCGCGCGCGCGGCATTCAGGCGGCGGTGATCGTGGCGATCGAGGATGGGCACGTCATCCTGGTCGAACAGTTCCGCGTGCCGCTCGGTCGCCGCTGTCTCGAACTGCCGGCCGGGCTGGTCGGGGACGAACAGGCGGGGGAGGACGTTCTGACGTCCGCCGCACGCGAGTTAGAGGAAGAGACGGGTTATCGCGCGGATCGCGTCGAATCGATGGGCGACTATTTCTCTTCGCCGGGGATGGTGAGCGAGGGGTTCACGCTGGTGCGCGCTACCGGGCTGACCAGGGTAAGTGAGGGTGGCGGGACGGCGGATGAGGATATCGTCGTGCACCGGGTCGCGCTGGCCGATCTGCCGGTGTTCGTGGAGGAGAAGCGGACGGCGGGCGTCGGGATCGACGTGAAGATGCTGCTGCTGTTGAGCCCCTATTTATTGGGATGAAACCCGATCTCCGTTCGTCCTGAGTAGCCATCGAGTAGCCCGCAGGGCGTATCGAGAGGGCGTATCGAAGGACAGGCGTCCCGCGCTCCAACGGTGCGTCGCTACGAGCCCTCGATCCGCCTTCGGCTACTCGGTCTCTACTCGGCACGAACGGGATAGGCATTCACCGGAAATTATCCGCATACGCCTGCAGCTTCAGCTTGCGCTCCGGTGCTGCGATCACCGTGAAAGCCAGGCCCTCGCGCTCTGCGTAAGCGATGGCCGCTTCCTGTGTGGGGAAGCCGAGGCGCAACTGATCGCGGGTGTCGCCGGAACCGGCCCAGCCGGTCAGCGGATCGGGCTGCTTGGCTTCGGCGGGCGCGAAATCGAGCACCCAGGCGTCGGTCCGGGCGCGGCCGGACTGCATGGCGTTCTTCGGGCGCTGATAGATGCGGGCGGTGGGCATGGGTTTCGTCCTTCGAATCGACTTCGCTTTATCGCGGTTGGCGCGCGCGCGCATCCGCATTTTTCGTGGCGCTGGTGGCGGTGGCGAGAGCCGGGTCGTCGGGCCAGGGGTGGCGGGGATAGCGCCCGCGCATCTCGCGCGCGACATCGGCCCAGCTGCCCGCCCAGAAACCGGGCAAATCGCGCGTCGTCTGGATCGGCCGTCCGGCGGGGGAGGTGAGGCTGAGGACCAATGGCACGCGCCCGCCGCCGATCATCGGATGCGTGGCGAGGCCGAAGAGTTGCTGCGGGCGCAGATCGACGCGTGGCCCGCCCTCGGCTTCGTAATCGATTCGATGGCTGGATCCGGCCGGGCTGTCGAAATGCGTTGGGGCGAGGCGGTCGATCGCGCGAAGTGCGTCCCAGCCGATGATGTTGCGCAAGGCTTCGGTCAGCGCGCCCGGGTCGATCGCGGACAGACGGCGCTTTCCCTCGAGCAGCGGCATGAGCCAGTCCTCGGCGCGGGCGAGCAGGCTGTCGTCGCCGAGGTCGAGATCCGCACCGCCATGAGCGGCGGCAAAGGCGGCGCGGTGGCGCAGGGCGAGGGCGGCATCGCTCCACGGGAGTTGCGACAGGCCATGGGCGCGCACGCCCGCCAGCAGGGCCGCTGCGATGTCGGCCGGGTCGGCGGCGGCGTCCGGGCCGCTGGTCAGCCGGATCGCGCCGAGGCGGCGTTCGCGCATCGCCTGTACGCCGCCGGTGGCGGGATCGAAGGAGACGGTGCGGCGGGTTAGGATCCGGTCGCCGAACAGCGTTTCGACGGTGGCTTGAGGAATGGCGGCGGCAGAGAGGATGCGCGCGCCGGACGCCATGCCCTGCGTCTCCGCGACGGCGAGCCAGTCGTTGCGCGCGAGTGCGGACGTGGGATCGAGCTTGAAGCCGCGGCCGCCGGCCGAGGCCCAGGTTTCGCCGGAGGTGTCGCGGCGGCGGGCGATGCGGTCGGGGAAGGCGAGCGCGATGGCGATCGCAACCTCTTCTCCCCTCCCGCTTGCGGGAGGGGCCGGGCGATCGCACAGGCCCTCCCCCAGCCCCCCCCGCAAGCGGGAAGGGAGCGAGTTGCGTCCAGCGCTTCGCCAGCTTGCGCCCGCCTTCCGCCCGTGGCCCGCGTTCGCCGCGCCATCGGCGCAGGCGCGATTCGAGATCGGGATCGTTACCGCCAAGACCACGCTCGCCCAGCAGCACCGCTACCTCCGCCGCCGTCTGCGCCAGACCCATTTCGCCGGCGCGGACCAGCATATGGCCGAGCCTCGGCGGCAAGGGCAATTTGGCGATGGCGTGGCCGTGCGGCGTGGGCCGGCCATCCATATCGATCGCATCCAGCGCGGTCAGACGCGTGCGCGCCTCAGCGACGGCGGCGGCAGGGGGTGGATCGAGCCAAGCCAGTATCCGAGGATCGGCGACGCCCCACAGCGCGCAGTCCAGCGTCAGCGCGGAAAGATCGGCCTCCAGTATCTCCGGCGGATCGAAGCGCGGCAGGCCGGCGGTCGCCGCTTCCTCCCACAGACGATAGGCCGTGCCCGGCCCCTGTCGCGCGGCGCGACCGGCGCGTTGCGTGACGGAGGCCTGGCTCGCGCGCTCGGTGACGAGGCGCGTCATGCCCGCCGCGCGATCGTAGCGTGGGCGGCGGGCGAGGCCGGAATCGATCACCACGCGGATGCCGTCCAGCGTCAGGCTGGTTTCAGCGATCGCGGTGGCGAGCACGATCTTGCGGCGGCCATGGGGGTCGGGCTGGATCGCCGCGCGCTGCGCCTGCGGGTCGAGGCTGCCGTGCAGGCGGTGCAGGACGATGGCCTCGCCCAGACCGTCGAGCCGCTCGGCGGTGCGTTCGATCTCGGCCACGCCGGGCAGGAAGGCGAGGATGCCGCCCTGTTCCTCGCGCAGCGCGAGGCGACACGCGGCGGCGACCGAATCCTCGATCCGCGCTTCGGCGGCGCGGCCGATATGCCTGAGGGTCAGCGGGTAGGAACGGCCCTCGCTCTCGATCACCGGTGCGCCAGTCATCAGACCGGAAAAGCGTGCGCCATCGAGCGTCGCGGACATGGCGACGAGGCGCAGATCGGGGCGGAGCGCGCCCTGCACGTCGAGCGCGAGCGCGAGGCCGAAATCGCTGTCGAGGCTGCGTTCGTGGACCTCGTCGAACAGCACCGCCGAGACGCCGGCGAGTTCGGGATCGGACTGGATGCGATTGACGAAGATGCCCTCGGTGACGACTGTCACGCGCGTCTTCGTCGAGCGCTTGCTGTCCATCCGCGTGGCATAGCCATAGGTCTGGCCGGGCGCTTCGCCGGCTTGCCCCGCCATGCGTTCGGCGGCGGCGCGCGCGGCGAGGCGTCGGGGGGAGAGCAGCAGAATCTCGCCGGTGCACCAATCCTCGCCGAGCAAAGCCGGTGCCACCGCAGTCGTCTTGCCGGCGCCGGGCGGGGCGACCAGCACGGCGTTGGGGCAGGAGCGCAAAGCGGCGAGCAAGTCCGGCAGGACGGTGTGGATCGGCAGCAAGGTCACGCCGCTCCTGTCGCACGATCCGGCGGTCCTCGGACAGCCGCATTTTCAGCCGGTCACGTCCTAGTATCTCACGATATCGCGATGCTAAGCTGCGCTGCACAACGGAGAATCTGCGTGGCCGGACACGATCATCATCACGGCCATGGGCATGGCCACGGGCATTCGCACGGCCGTGAGGAGGGGGCGCATGGCGGCGGCGGCCATCACGGCCACGATCATTCCGTTCCCACCAATTTCAGTCGCGCCTTTGCGATCGGCATCGCGCTCAACCTCGGCTTCGTGATCGTCGAGGCAGGCTATGGCTTCGCGGCGAACTCGGTCGCGTTGCTGGCCGATGCCGGGCACAACCTGTCCGACGTGCTGGGGCTGGCGGTGGCCTGGGCCGGCGCGGCGCTGGCGGCGCGGCCGCCGTCGAAGCGCTTCACCTACGGCCTGCGCGGATCGTCGATCCTTGCCGCCTTGCTCAACGCGCTGCTGCTGATGGTCGCGCTGGGCGCGATCGTGCTGGAGGCGGTGCAGCGCTTCGGCGAACCGGCCGGGGTGATGGGGCCGACGGTGGCGGTGGTCGCGGGCGTCGGCATCGTCGTCAACGGCGTGACGGCGTGGCTGTTCGCTAGCGGGCGCAAGGGCGACATCAACATTCGCGGCGCGTTCCTGCACATGGCGGCCGATGCGCTGGTGTCGGCGGGCGTCGTGGTGGCGGGGCTGGTGATCTGGCGCACCGGGCTCGGCTGGATCGATCCGGCGGTGAGCCTGGTGATCGCGGCGTTGATCTTCTGGCAGACCTGGGGCCTGCTGCGCGAGTCGGTCGAGATGTCGCTGGACGCGGTGCCGCGCGGGATCGATTTCGATCGCGTGGACGAGGCATTGTGCGGACTGGATGGCGTCGCGCGCGTGCACGATCTGCACATCTGGCCG is a window of Sphingomonas sp. Leaf357 DNA encoding:
- a CDS encoding TPM domain-containing protein is translated as MRHLRLLFALVGLVLIGASPAFAQTFPKFTGLVVDDANVLPANVKADLTAKLQALQKDTNRQLVVATIGDMQGYPKEEYGYKLLRAWGVGLKDVNNGAILFISPNAPAGQRGVRIEVGYGLEPFITDALSSVIINNDMLPRLRAGDIPGAMTAGTDALIQQLRSSPEEAQARVNAAVAEFNKAQPHAGKRSSGVPFGLIFWALIVGFIVLSFFRRRSETGQRYRDADGGSSGGSGILPVVLWSIANEIGNSALRGGGGGGWGGGDDGDSGGGGWGGGGFTGGGGGSGGGGGASGSW
- a CDS encoding TPM domain-containing protein; translation: MRLTAQDRAKVTAAVTAAELHTAGEIVTVVARRSDRYNDVAAHGGVLAMLLVLAALSVWPGIAEWIHALFYDPWGDAPHLGALFGIALVLSAIGFLVGRYALASLRIRIAVTPGATKARRVRARALDLFRTSAEKRTIGATGVLIYLSLDEHRAELIADAGIHAKVAPETWGAAMAALIAAVKDGRPGDGMAEAVAQVGIVLAEHFPRADDDRNELPDRLIEL
- a CDS encoding NUDIX hydrolase, with the translated sequence MSEAAEETVWQGKFIAAKRRGQWEYVSRARGIQAAVIVAIEDGHVILVEQFRVPLGRRCLELPAGLVGDEQAGEDVLTSAARELEEETGYRADRVESMGDYFSSPGMVSEGFTLVRATGLTRVSEGGGTADEDIVVHRVALADLPVFVEEKRTAGVGIDVKMLLLLSPYLLG
- a CDS encoding ETC complex I subunit is translated as MPTARIYQRPKNAMQSGRARTDAWVLDFAPAEAKQPDPLTGWAGSGDTRDQLRLGFPTQEAAIAYAEREGLAFTVIAAPERKLKLQAYADNFR
- a CDS encoding cation diffusion facilitator family transporter, with amino-acid sequence MAGHDHHHGHGHGHGHSHGREEGAHGGGGHHGHDHSVPTNFSRAFAIGIALNLGFVIVEAGYGFAANSVALLADAGHNLSDVLGLAVAWAGAALAARPPSKRFTYGLRGSSILAALLNALLLMVALGAIVLEAVQRFGEPAGVMGPTVAVVAGVGIVVNGVTAWLFASGRKGDINIRGAFLHMAADALVSAGVVVAGLVIWRTGLGWIDPAVSLVIAALIFWQTWGLLRESVEMSLDAVPRGIDFDRVDEALCGLDGVARVHDLHIWPMSTTEPVLTAHLVMPGGVPGDGFLASAKTMLHDRFGIGHATLQVETDGACLGCESGV